The DNA window TGCAGATTTACTTTTACCATACCAAAAAATACGGATACTACTGATAAAATAGAGAATAAAGTTAAATGAACCCTAATTGAGAGACAAACTAAACTATTATCAAAAATTGGATTTAGAAAGTGGTCTCAGGTGATAACCAAGATATCCAATAAAACCTCCAATAAAAGCACCTACTACTATATCTACTGGATAGTGCACACCAAGTGATATACGACTGATACTTATAAGGATAGCCAGTAACCACAGACCATATTTAAGTCTACCAGCAATTGGATGCAAAAAAACTGCTGATGCAAATGAAAGGGATGCATGAGCACTCGGCATGGAGTAACCATACGCTTCTAACACTATTCTCACATCTTGAGGTCTTGGAACCATCAAATATGCTTTAAGTGAAAATACAATAAACGATACTGATAAAAGAACCAGTATATATCTTATTGCCGTTGTTTTACCCCACTGATAATACAGAAACAAGATTAGAATTATCCATAACGGATAATAACCAATCCATGTTAAAAATATCATCAGTGGGTCCAAAGCAGGAAATGAGTTAAGATAATACAGTATTTGATGGTTGAGCTCTGATAATAACACATTTCAAAAAGCTAAAAACTCTTATAAATAAATTGTTTTAGTCTTTTATTTATTCTCCATATTCTTCTTTGTAGAGTTGAACTGAATGGTTTATTGCTTTTATTGCAGCCTCCTTATTATCCCATCCATGTACAGCTACATCTTTTTCATATTCCAAATCCTTATAAGTGTTGAAAAATTGACTAATTTCAGCCATTACATGTGGTGTCACATCAGATATATCCTTTATGTGACTGTATCGGGGGTCTTTATTAGGAACTGCCAGTATTTTATCATCTGTTTCACCGGAATCAGTCATCA is part of the Methanohalobium evestigatum Z-7303 genome and encodes:
- a CDS encoding phosphatase PAP2 family protein — protein: MIFLTWIGYYPLWIILILFLYYQWGKTTAIRYILVLLSVSFIVFSLKAYLMVPRPQDVRIVLEAYGYSMPSAHASLSFASAVFLHPIAGRLKYGLWLLAILISISRISLGVHYPVDIVVGAFIGGFIGYLGYHLRPLSKSNF